A single Novosphingobium aureum DNA region contains:
- a CDS encoding SMP-30/gluconolactonase/LRE family protein: MQAQHLLSLGMELGEGPAWIDGALWFVDIKRDTVFRHDPASGELTRWQAPEHVGWVLPSATSGLIAGLRSGPHRFDPADGSFTRIAETQPDLPDNRLNDAAIDGEGRIWFGTMDNLEESATGQVFVLDQGAVTTTQIAPITITNGPAISPCGAIVYHVDTLARRVIRHRIAADGSPDAGEVFLDFNTEDRADWGHPDGAICDAQGAVWLGFYGGWAARRFASDGTLTHEVRFPVSNVTKVALGGEDGMSAFATSARQGLSEDQLAQQPLAGDVFTFRVDTPAAPPRRANT; the protein is encoded by the coding sequence GTGCAAGCCCAACACCTCCTCTCGCTCGGCATGGAGCTGGGTGAAGGCCCGGCCTGGATCGACGGCGCGCTGTGGTTCGTCGACATCAAGCGCGACACCGTGTTCCGTCACGATCCGGCAAGCGGCGAGCTGACCCGCTGGCAGGCGCCCGAGCACGTGGGCTGGGTGCTCCCCAGCGCCACCTCGGGACTGATCGCGGGCCTGCGCAGCGGGCCGCATCGCTTCGATCCGGCCGATGGCAGCTTCACGCGCATTGCCGAGACCCAGCCCGATCTTCCCGACAACCGCCTCAACGACGCGGCAATCGACGGCGAAGGCCGGATCTGGTTCGGCACCATGGACAATCTCGAGGAATCGGCGACCGGGCAGGTCTTCGTGCTCGACCAGGGCGCGGTCACGACGACGCAGATCGCTCCGATCACGATCACCAACGGTCCGGCGATCTCGCCTTGCGGCGCGATCGTCTACCATGTCGACACGCTCGCGCGCAGAGTGATCCGCCACCGCATCGCTGCCGACGGCAGCCCCGATGCAGGCGAGGTCTTCCTCGACTTCAACACCGAGGACCGCGCCGACTGGGGTCATCCCGACGGCGCGATCTGCGATGCGCAAGGGGCGGTCTGGCTGGGCTTCTACGGTGGCTGGGCGGCACGCCGTTTCGCCAGCGATGGCACGCTGACCCACGAGGTGCGATTCCCGGTCAGCAACGTCACCAAGGTCGCGCTTGGCGGCGAGGACGGGATGAGCGCCTTCGCAACCAGCGCGCGCCAGGGACTGAGCGAGGACCAGCTCGCGCAGCAACCGCTCGCAGGCGATGTCTTCACCTTC
- a CDS encoding SDR family NAD(P)-dependent oxidoreductase gives MLSTTSPQGLSAVYPDLQDRRVIITGGATGIGEGLVEGFVAQGAQVAFIDIQDEAGEALAKRLSGARHAPIYRHLDLTDIDAVQTTIKGLVEELGGIDVLVNNAANDDRHTIDEVTPAFWEERMNVNLRHQFFAAQAVAPAMRAAGGGAIINFGSISWHLALPDLVLYQTTKAAISGLTRSLARDLGRDNIRVNTIVPGNVKTPRQEKWYTPEGEAEIVAAQCLSGRIVPQDVAALVLFLSSDGARMCTGHDYFVDAGWR, from the coding sequence ATGTTGAGCACGACATCTCCCCAGGGCCTGAGCGCCGTCTACCCCGACCTGCAGGACCGCCGCGTGATCATCACCGGCGGCGCGACCGGCATCGGCGAGGGCCTCGTCGAGGGCTTCGTCGCACAGGGCGCGCAAGTCGCCTTCATCGACATTCAGGACGAGGCCGGCGAGGCGCTGGCAAAGCGGCTTTCGGGCGCACGCCATGCCCCGATCTACCGCCATCTCGATCTCACCGACATCGACGCGGTGCAGACCACGATCAAGGGCCTCGTCGAGGAACTCGGCGGGATCGACGTTCTCGTCAACAATGCCGCGAACGACGACCGCCACACCATCGACGAAGTCACGCCCGCGTTCTGGGAAGAGCGCATGAACGTGAACCTGCGCCACCAGTTCTTCGCCGCGCAGGCCGTGGCCCCGGCCATGCGCGCGGCGGGCGGCGGCGCGATCATCAACTTCGGCTCGATCAGCTGGCACCTCGCGCTGCCCGATCTGGTCCTTTACCAGACGACGAAGGCAGCGATCTCGGGCCTGACGCGCAGCCTCGCGCGCGACCTCGGGCGCGACAACATCCGCGTCAACACGATCGTCCCGGGCAACGTGAAGACACCGCGCCAGGAAAAGTGGTACACGCCCGAGGGCGAGGCGGAAATCGTTGCGGCACAGTGCCTTTCGGGCCGCATCGTGCCGCAGGACGTAGCCGCTCTCGTGCTGTTCCTCAGCTCGGATGGCGCGCGCATGTGCACCGGGCACGACTATTTCGTCGACGCCGGCTGGCGCTGA